GCTATTAGCAGTAGATATATGTTATTGCTTGTCGTATTGTTTCATCAAAGCTGCAAGCTCATCTTCAACTTCCGAATCCTTGCTCAATTTCTCGAACTCATCGTCCAGTGATTTGCTGCCTGAGCTCATCTCGTTGCTGGCTTCTGCCTGTGCCTCAGCCTGCAGCATCTTGTCTTCCATACGTTTCAGTCCCGCAGAAGCTGAATCAGAGCTAAATCCACTCATCGCCTTGTTAATTTCCGTTTGTGCCTTAGCAGCATTATAACGGGCAACTAGTGTCTCGCGTTTATTCTTCATTTGGGTAAGCTGTTTACGCATCTCTTCAAGCTTGCCGCGAAGATTATCTGCTGAAGCTTTGTTTTGCTCGAAGCTAGTCTTGTACTCGGCAAGTTTAACTTCAGCTGACTTTTTCTCCTCCAGCGCACGGCGTGCGAGATCGGCATTGCCTGCTTGAGCAGCAGCATGTGCCTGCTGATTACGTTTATTTGCAAGCGCCTCTTGTTCTTCATAGAGCTGCTTGAATTTTTTTTCAATGGCAATTTGGGCTGCTACCGCTTTCTCGGCATCCTCCAAATCCTCTGTCATATCACGGATGTATTGGTCAGTCATCTTAATCGGATCTTCTGCTTTGTCAATAATCGAGTTAACGTTAGACATGGTTAAATCACGCAATCTTTTAAAAATCGACATTGTTCATTCCTCCAA
Above is a window of Paenibacillus wynnii DNA encoding:
- a CDS encoding PspA/IM30 family protein, with translation MSIFKRLRDLTMSNVNSIIDKAEDPIKMTDQYIRDMTEDLEDAEKAVAAQIAIEKKFKQLYEEQEALANKRNQQAHAAAQAGNADLARRALEEKKSAEVKLAEYKTSFEQNKASADNLRGKLEEMRKQLTQMKNKRETLVARYNAAKAQTEINKAMSGFSSDSASAGLKRMEDKMLQAEAQAEASNEMSSGSKSLDDEFEKLSKDSEVEDELAALMKQYDKQ